One window of the Eschrichtius robustus isolate mEscRob2 chromosome X, mEscRob2.pri, whole genome shotgun sequence genome contains the following:
- the LOC137757370 gene encoding melanoma-associated antigen B1-like has translation MPRGQKSKLRAREKRRQARRETQNLGGAQAPAAEIEESPASPASVAQGTPPSSPGAGTRQEPQGAPATSSRAAGVSCPGSDVRAKGQVKARKKSSRASASDESSRRDPLTKKVGMLVEFLLERYQMKEPIIKADMLKLVNKRYKGKFPEILRRAAECLELAFGLDLKEVKPSGDSYTLVSRLDLTDQGSRSSGGRFPKNGLLMPLLGAIFFNGNRASEEEIWEFLNVLGIYDGRRHLIFGDPRKLITEDLVREKYLVYRQVRNSDPPRYEFLWGRRACAETSKMKVLAFVAKVNGTVPSAFPLHYEEALRDEEERGRARAAARAPTRVKASVRSKVMSSSSSHPQ, from the coding sequence ATGCCTCGGGGGCAGAAGAGTAAGCTCCGTGCCCGTGAGAAGCGCCGCCAGGCCCGGAGGGAGACCCAGAATCTCGGGGGTGCCCAGGCCCCTGCAGCAGAGATAGAAGAGTCGCCCGCCTCCCCCGCTTCTGTTGCTCAGGGTACTCCCCCGAGCTCCCCTGGTGCTGGCACTCGCCAGGAGCCTCAGGGAGCCCCAGCCACTAGCTCTCGTGCTGCAGGGGTTTCATGCCCAGGCTCTGATGTACGTGCCAAGGGCCAGGTTAAGGCCAGGAAAAAGTCCTCCCGGGCCTCAGCCTCCGATGAGAGCTCTCGCAGAGATCCTCTAACGAAGAAGGTGGGAATGTTGGTGGAATTCCTGCTGGAGAGGTATCAAATGAAAGAGCCCATTATAAAGGCAGACATGCTGAAGCTTGTGAACAAAAGGTACAAGGGGAAGTTCCCTGAAATCCTCAGGAGAGCTGCTGAATGCCTGGAGCTGGCCTTTGGTCTTGACTTGAAGGAAGTCAAGCCGAGTGGTGATTCCTATACCCTTGTCAGCAGGCTAGATCTCACCGATCAGGGGAGTCGCAGCAGTGGCGGGCGGTTTCCGAAGAATGGGCTCCTGATGCCTCTCCTGGGTGCGATCTTCTTTAATGGCAACCGCGCCTCTGAGGAGGAGATCTGGGAATTCCTGAATGTTTTGGGTATTTATGATGGAAGGCGGCACTTAATCTTTGGGGACCCCAGGAAGCTCATCACGGAAGATTTGGTGCGGGAAAAGTACCTGGTGTATCGTCAGGTGCGCAACAGCGATCCCCCACGCTATGAGTTCCTGTGGGGCCGGAGAGCCTGCGCGGAAACCAGCAAGATGAAAGTCCTGGCGTTTGTGGCCAAGGTCAATGGTACCGTCCCCAGTGCCTTTCCGCTCCATTATGAAGAGGCTTTgagagatgaggaagagagaggcCGAGCCAGAGCTGCAGCCAGGGCTCCTACTCGTGTCAAGGCCAGTGTGCGTTCCAAGGTCATGTCTAGCAGTTCCTCCCACCCTCAGTGA